The proteins below are encoded in one region of Winogradskyella helgolandensis:
- a CDS encoding nucleotidyltransferase family protein, with translation MHKKIDVVIMAGGKGKRLMPLTENTPKPLLKIGNKPIIEYNTDRLGAFGIKHINITVNYLSDQIISYFEENNKHQIDFNYIKESKSLGTIGALKLIENFKNDYILVMNADLLTNVNFEALFNDFILKNGDALIATIPYKVDIPHGVVETKAGFVTDLKEKPSYTYYSNAGIYVFKKECFDFIPENAFFDATDLIEILIAKEKKIVNFPILDYWLDIGKPEDFQKAQNDIKFIKF, from the coding sequence ATGCATAAGAAAATAGATGTTGTAATTATGGCTGGTGGCAAAGGCAAACGCTTAATGCCTCTAACAGAAAACACTCCAAAACCACTTTTAAAAATAGGTAACAAACCTATAATTGAGTATAATACAGATCGTTTAGGGGCTTTCGGAATAAAACATATAAATATTACTGTCAATTATTTAAGTGATCAAATCATCAGTTATTTTGAAGAAAATAATAAGCATCAAATTGATTTTAATTATATAAAAGAATCGAAGTCACTAGGCACTATTGGAGCATTAAAGCTTATAGAAAATTTTAAAAATGATTACATATTAGTAATGAATGCTGATTTACTTACCAATGTAAATTTTGAAGCCCTTTTTAATGATTTTATTTTAAAAAATGGAGATGCCCTAATTGCTACTATACCTTATAAAGTAGACATTCCACATGGTGTTGTAGAAACCAAAGCCGGTTTTGTTACGGATTTAAAAGAGAAACCGTCTTACACCTATTATTCCAATGCTGGCATTTATGTGTTTAAAAAAGAATGTTTCGATTTTATTCCAGAAAACGCCTTTTTTGATGCCACAGACTTAATAGAAATCTTAATTGCTAAAGAAAAAAAAATAGTCAATTTTCCGATTTTAGACTATTGG